Proteins co-encoded in one Setaria viridis chromosome 9, Setaria_viridis_v4.0, whole genome shotgun sequence genomic window:
- the LOC117835638 gene encoding uncharacterized protein: protein MAAYCNEIRKLKDKFDGLKLNHVTRCFNEAADELAKAASGQKPVPDGVFVSDQYKPSIRYKEQGGVGDTPPVPDSSADLGKDDNVPPVPDSGADPGGVGDTPPVLDSEGKALIQHIHAGACDHHAALRTLVGNAFR, encoded by the exons ATGGCGGCGTACTGCAACGAGATCCGCAAACTCAAAGATAAGTTCGACGGACTGAAACTTAACCACGTCACAAGAtgtttcaacgaggcagctgacGAACTAGCAAAGGCGGCATCTGGCCAaaagcccgtccccgacggcgtcttcgtcagcgaccagtaCAAACCCTCCATCCGCTACAAGGAGCAGGGAGGGGTCGGTGACAcaccacctgtcccggactcaAGCGCCGACCTGGGAAAGGACGACAACGTGCCACCGGTCCCGGACTCGGGCGCTGATCCGGGAGGGGTCGGCGAcacgccacctgtcctggactcggag ggaaaggcgttgATACAACacatccacgccggggcctGCGACCACCACGCCGCGCTGAGAACCCTCGTCGGGAATGCCTTCCGgtag